In the genome of Vanacampus margaritifer isolate UIUO_Vmar chromosome 1, RoL_Vmar_1.0, whole genome shotgun sequence, one region contains:
- the dnal1 gene encoding dynein axonemal light chain 1 isoform X1 — MPVNVRLTGSPPYTGADLKARRWRSLERDATLAPGDNIPRNAKSSTNIIATTPAVSEKYIWTVKGGKATTIKEALTRWEEKTGEKCGEATVVKLYGQIPPIEKLDNTLNKIPNCEKLSMSTNCIDKITNLGELKNLKILSLGRNNIKAFTGLDAVGDTLEELWISYNLIEKMKGVHLLKKLRVLYMTNNLVKDWGEFSKLADLPCLVDLVFVGNPLEEKHTPDGTWMDEATKRLPRLTKLDGIPVIKQDAGEDDD, encoded by the exons ATGCCAGTCAATGTCCGACTGACCGGCTCGCCTCCTTACACTGGAGCTGATTTAAAAGCTCGTCGCTGGCGGTCCCTTGAAAGAGATGCTACGCTCGCACctggggacaatatacctcgtaatgcaaag TCTTCCACCAACATCATCGCTACGACACCTGCAGTgtcagaaaaatacatttggacTGTTAAG gGGGGGAAAGCAACAACGATAAAAGAAGCCCTGACCAGATGG GAGGAGAAGACCGGGGAGAAGTGCGGTGAGGCAACAGTTGTAAAGCTCTATGGTCAGATTCCCCCAATTGAAAAGTTGGATAACACACTaaacaaaatccccaattgCGA AAAGCTGTCTATGTCCACAAATTGCATTGACAAAATAACCAATCTAGGAGAACTCA AAAACTTGAAAATTTTGTCAttgggtagaaataatattaagGCATTTACTGGACTG GATGCAGTTGGTGACACATTAGAAGAGTTGTGGATCTCCTATAACCTGATAGAGAAAATGAAGGGTGTTCATTTGCTGAAAAAACTAAGGGTTCTCTATATGACTAACAACCTTGTCAAAGATTGGG gaGAGTTTTCCAAGCTGGCTGATCTACCATGCCTTGTAGATCTGGTGTTTGTGGGAAATCCTCttgaagaaaaacacacacctgatggaacatggatggatgaagcTACTAAAAGGTTACCCAGGCTGACAAAACTGGATG ggattCCAGTCATTAAACAAGATGCAGGAGAAGATGACGACTGA
- the dnal1 gene encoding dynein axonemal light chain 1 isoform X2: MVGGKATTIKEALTRWAYLHFVFLCVQEEKTGEKCGEATVVKLYGQIPPIEKLDNTLNKIPNCEKLSMSTNCIDKITNLGELKNLKILSLGRNNIKAFTGLDAVGDTLEELWISYNLIEKMKGVHLLKKLRVLYMTNNLVKDWGEFSKLADLPCLVDLVFVGNPLEEKHTPDGTWMDEATKRLPRLTKLDGIPVIKQDAGEDDD, translated from the exons ATGGTG gGGGGGAAAGCAACAACGATAAAAGAAGCCCTGACCAGATGG GCCTAcctgcattttgtttttctgtgtgtTCAGGAGGAGAAGACCGGGGAGAAGTGCGGTGAGGCAACAGTTGTAAAGCTCTATGGTCAGATTCCCCCAATTGAAAAGTTGGATAACACACTaaacaaaatccccaattgCGA AAAGCTGTCTATGTCCACAAATTGCATTGACAAAATAACCAATCTAGGAGAACTCA AAAACTTGAAAATTTTGTCAttgggtagaaataatattaagGCATTTACTGGACTG GATGCAGTTGGTGACACATTAGAAGAGTTGTGGATCTCCTATAACCTGATAGAGAAAATGAAGGGTGTTCATTTGCTGAAAAAACTAAGGGTTCTCTATATGACTAACAACCTTGTCAAAGATTGGG gaGAGTTTTCCAAGCTGGCTGATCTACCATGCCTTGTAGATCTGGTGTTTGTGGGAAATCCTCttgaagaaaaacacacacctgatggaacatggatggatgaagcTACTAAAAGGTTACCCAGGCTGACAAAACTGGATG ggattCCAGTCATTAAACAAGATGCAGGAGAAGATGACGACTGA
- the dnal1 gene encoding dynein axonemal light chain 1 isoform X3 has protein sequence MVGGKATTIKEALTRWEEKTGEKCGEATVVKLYGQIPPIEKLDNTLNKIPNCEKLSMSTNCIDKITNLGELKNLKILSLGRNNIKAFTGLDAVGDTLEELWISYNLIEKMKGVHLLKKLRVLYMTNNLVKDWGEFSKLADLPCLVDLVFVGNPLEEKHTPDGTWMDEATKRLPRLTKLDGIPVIKQDAGEDDD, from the exons ATGGTG gGGGGGAAAGCAACAACGATAAAAGAAGCCCTGACCAGATGG GAGGAGAAGACCGGGGAGAAGTGCGGTGAGGCAACAGTTGTAAAGCTCTATGGTCAGATTCCCCCAATTGAAAAGTTGGATAACACACTaaacaaaatccccaattgCGA AAAGCTGTCTATGTCCACAAATTGCATTGACAAAATAACCAATCTAGGAGAACTCA AAAACTTGAAAATTTTGTCAttgggtagaaataatattaagGCATTTACTGGACTG GATGCAGTTGGTGACACATTAGAAGAGTTGTGGATCTCCTATAACCTGATAGAGAAAATGAAGGGTGTTCATTTGCTGAAAAAACTAAGGGTTCTCTATATGACTAACAACCTTGTCAAAGATTGGG gaGAGTTTTCCAAGCTGGCTGATCTACCATGCCTTGTAGATCTGGTGTTTGTGGGAAATCCTCttgaagaaaaacacacacctgatggaacatggatggatgaagcTACTAAAAGGTTACCCAGGCTGACAAAACTGGATG ggattCCAGTCATTAAACAAGATGCAGGAGAAGATGACGACTGA
- the tedc1 gene encoding uncharacterized protein tedc1 isoform X2 — protein sequence MLRTTPNLPRISREERHKGSVEVKQVIGILCKVLTATGLQDVPAPETFRRAKFGDVNVEDQFWQLLASILQMRTLSTAGCTQMKNVSSECKTLVSTGLWRSGYYAGWMYGSEVGGVSSRELLLALGWLLAAGTLEKLLTVRVKQLDKTLVPPILMKLEIPREPLIKCSSVRRLQWLIGCLRHQGRMLLSTQDEGASLLHAVFSASLPSRSSSSGQSCSVLKEDSVVDFHEKDAVTERPSRIRGAVACHPGQLAVDKLDDILLKLQTVQKGQQIEKGDVKDRRGRLQRGFDAFRDTPYLVCQAYRARFQAGKTINKCSVKSFHCTVEEADELPVSQVVGLLSQTERQLLDGRDTQRLANRMQLQDIIGRLDQLVLIPP from the exons ATGCTCCGAACAACGCCCAACTTGCCAAGAATTTCAAGAGAAGAA CGTCATAAAGGGAGTGTGGAGGTCAAACAGGTGATTGGAATTTTGTGCAAAGTATTGACGGCCACCGGACTCCAAGATGTTCCTGCGCCGGAGACTTTTAGACGGGCGAAGTTTGGCGATGTCAACGTG GAGGATCAATTTTGGCAGCTGCTTGCCAGTATCCTGCAGATGAGAACTTTATCCACTGCTGGCTGCACACAGATGAAAAATG TTTCCTCTGAGTGCAAGACGCTGGTGAGCACAGGCCTGTGGCGGAGTGGTTACTATGCTGGCTGGATGTATGGAAGCGAGGTTGGAGGAGTCTCCAGCAGGGAACTCCTTCTGGCACTTGGCTGGCTGCTTGCTGCTGGAACGCTGGAGAAACTTTTGACCGTACGAGTCAAACAACTGGACAAAACACTTGTCCCGCCCATACTT ATGAAACTTGAGATTCCTCGGGAGCCCCTTATCAAGTGCAGCTCGGTGAGAAGACTTCAGTGGCTCATTGGTTGCCTGAGACACCAGGGACGAATGTTGCTCTCCACGCAGGACGAGGGAGCCTCTTTGTTACATGCT GTTTTTTCTGCTAGCCTACCTTCTCGATCATCCTCCTCAGGTCAAAGCTGCTCTGTGCTGAAGGAG GACAGTGTGGTGGATTTCCATGAGAAGGATGCTGTCACTGAGAGGCCTTCACGCATAAGGGGAGCAGTAGCTTGCCACCCTGGACAACTGGCTGTAGACAAACTGGATGACATCCTGCTGAAGCTGCAAACAGTGCAG AAAGGACAGCAGATCGAAAAAGGGGACGTTAAGGACAGAAGAGGGAGACTTCAGCGTGGCTTTGATGCTTTCCGTGACACACCTTATCTTGTCTGTCAGGCATACCGAGCCAGATTCCAGGCTGGGAAGACAATCAACAAATGCTCAGTCAAGAGTTTCCATTGTACAGTTGAGGAGGCAGACGAGCTGCCGGTGTCTCAAGTTGTGGGTCTGCTTTCGCAAACTGAGAGACAGCTGCTGGATGGAAGGGACACACAAAGACTGGCTAACAGGATGCAGCTGCAGGACATAATCGGCAGACTGGACCAACTGGTGTTGATACCACCGTAA
- the tedc1 gene encoding tubulin epsilon and delta complex protein 1 isoform X1: MLRTTPNLPRISREERHKGSVEVKQVIGILCKVLTATGLQDVPAPETFRRAKFGDVNVEDQFWQLLASILQMRTLSTAGCTQMKNVSSECKTLVSTGLWRSGYYAGWMYGSEVGGVSSRELLLALGWLLAAGTLEKLLTVRVKQLDKTLVPPILMKLEIPREPLIKCSSVRRLQWLIGCLRHQGRMLLSTQDEGASLLHAVFSASLPSRSSSSGQSCSVLKETCIDVQKLCDLLELYLNWKQVENVFWTWMDSVVDFHEKDAVTERPSRIRGAVACHPGQLAVDKLDDILLKLQTVQKGQQIEKGDVKDRRGRLQRGFDAFRDTPYLVCQAYRARFQAGKTINKCSVKSFHCTVEEADELPVSQVVGLLSQTERQLLDGRDTQRLANRMQLQDIIGRLDQLVLIPP; encoded by the exons ATGCTCCGAACAACGCCCAACTTGCCAAGAATTTCAAGAGAAGAA CGTCATAAAGGGAGTGTGGAGGTCAAACAGGTGATTGGAATTTTGTGCAAAGTATTGACGGCCACCGGACTCCAAGATGTTCCTGCGCCGGAGACTTTTAGACGGGCGAAGTTTGGCGATGTCAACGTG GAGGATCAATTTTGGCAGCTGCTTGCCAGTATCCTGCAGATGAGAACTTTATCCACTGCTGGCTGCACACAGATGAAAAATG TTTCCTCTGAGTGCAAGACGCTGGTGAGCACAGGCCTGTGGCGGAGTGGTTACTATGCTGGCTGGATGTATGGAAGCGAGGTTGGAGGAGTCTCCAGCAGGGAACTCCTTCTGGCACTTGGCTGGCTGCTTGCTGCTGGAACGCTGGAGAAACTTTTGACCGTACGAGTCAAACAACTGGACAAAACACTTGTCCCGCCCATACTT ATGAAACTTGAGATTCCTCGGGAGCCCCTTATCAAGTGCAGCTCGGTGAGAAGACTTCAGTGGCTCATTGGTTGCCTGAGACACCAGGGACGAATGTTGCTCTCCACGCAGGACGAGGGAGCCTCTTTGTTACATGCT GTTTTTTCTGCTAGCCTACCTTCTCGATCATCCTCCTCAGGTCAAAGCTGCTCTGTGCTGAAGGAG ACATGCATTGATGTGCAGAAACTTTGTGACCTCCTTGAATTGTACCTAAACTGGAAGCAGGTGGAGAAtgttttctggacctggatg GACAGTGTGGTGGATTTCCATGAGAAGGATGCTGTCACTGAGAGGCCTTCACGCATAAGGGGAGCAGTAGCTTGCCACCCTGGACAACTGGCTGTAGACAAACTGGATGACATCCTGCTGAAGCTGCAAACAGTGCAG AAAGGACAGCAGATCGAAAAAGGGGACGTTAAGGACAGAAGAGGGAGACTTCAGCGTGGCTTTGATGCTTTCCGTGACACACCTTATCTTGTCTGTCAGGCATACCGAGCCAGATTCCAGGCTGGGAAGACAATCAACAAATGCTCAGTCAAGAGTTTCCATTGTACAGTTGAGGAGGCAGACGAGCTGCCGGTGTCTCAAGTTGTGGGTCTGCTTTCGCAAACTGAGAGACAGCTGCTGGATGGAAGGGACACACAAAGACTGGCTAACAGGATGCAGCTGCAGGACATAATCGGCAGACTGGACCAACTGGTGTTGATACCACCGTAA